Below is a window of Streptomyces genisteinicus DNA.
GCCGCCGGGAAGATCCCCGACGGGCCGTTGCGGAACCTCTCGTTCCTGATCAACCCGCCGACCGCCCGTCCCTCCTCGATCCGGGCCGAGGCCCGGGCGGGACCGGAATGACCCGTTCCCCAGCCGCCGAACTGACGGTCAATCAGCAAACGACCCGTTGCTTTTGCTCTCTCTTTGCTTTGCGCCGCCCCGCCCCCGACGCCCCCGCAAGTCGCCCCGCGCAGCGCTCCGCGGTGACACGTGACCCGGCGGAGATCGGGTGGACGCGCGTAGCGCGGCCGAAAGGCGATCTTGTGGCTCTCCGGCCCGGCCCCCAGGATTCCTGGTGTCGCGATTGACAGGCACATGACCGGCTCCGACCCCTTGCGCCGGCCGCCCGTCTCTTGCGATCCCACGGGCCCGCCCACCCAACGGGCCCCGATCCCCCACGGAGGATGCAGTGAAGATCAAGCGCTTGTCCCCCCTCGGTGGCACGACCAGAGGCGCCCGGCTGATCGCCGTCGCCTCCGCTCTCGTGGCCGCCTCCGCGCTTGCAGCCCCCTCGGCCATGGCCGAGGCCGCCCCCGCGAAGGCCACCGTCGCCCAGCTCGCCCAGGCGGGTGAGGCGGTGCTCGACGCCGACGTGGCGGGCACCGCCTGGTACACCGACCAGGCCACCGGCAAGGTCGTCGTCACGGTGGACTCGACCGTCTCCGCCGCCGAGATCGCGACGATCAAGAAGGAGGCCGGCGACCGCGCGGGCGACCTCACGATCAAGCGGACCGAAGGCACCTTCGACAAGCTCATCGCCGGCGGCCAGGCGATCTACGCGGGCGGCGGACGCTGCTCGCTCGGCTTCAACGTCCGCAGCGGCAGCACGTACTACGCCCTGACCGCCGGTCACTGCACCGAGATCGGCAGCACCTGGTACACCAACTCCGCGAACACCACGGTTCTCGGCAGCCGCGCCGGGACGAGCTTCCCCACCAACGACTACGGCCTGATCCGCCACTCCAACGCCTCGGCCGCCGACGGCCGGGTGTACCTCTACAACGGCAGCTACCGCGACATCACCACGGCCGGCAACGCCCGCGTCGGCCAGTCGGTGCAGCGCAGCGGCTCCACGACCGGCCTGCACGGCGGCACCGTGACCGGCCTCAACGCGACCGTCAACTACGGCGGCGGCGACATCGTCTACGGCATGATCCAGACCAACGTCTGCGCCGAGCCCGGCGACAGCGGCGGCCCACTGTTCTCCGGCACCACCGCGCTGGGCCTGACCTCGGGCGGCAGCGGCAACTGCTCCTCCGGCGGCACCACGTTCTTCCAGCCCGTCACCGAGGCGCTCAGCGCCTACGGCGTCAGCGTCTTCTAGCAGGCCGCGCCCCCGGGCGCGCCCACAAGCCGCGCGGTACGGCGGCCCGCCCCTCGGGGCGGGCCGCCGTTCCCGTTCCCGTTCCCTTCCCCCTCCCGGCTCCCGGCTCCCGGCTCCCGGCTCCCGCGCACTGTCAGTGGCGCGCGAGAT
It encodes the following:
- a CDS encoding S1 family peptidase, translating into MKIKRLSPLGGTTRGARLIAVASALVAASALAAPSAMAEAAPAKATVAQLAQAGEAVLDADVAGTAWYTDQATGKVVVTVDSTVSAAEIATIKKEAGDRAGDLTIKRTEGTFDKLIAGGQAIYAGGGRCSLGFNVRSGSTYYALTAGHCTEIGSTWYTNSANTTVLGSRAGTSFPTNDYGLIRHSNASAADGRVYLYNGSYRDITTAGNARVGQSVQRSGSTTGLHGGTVTGLNATVNYGGGDIVYGMIQTNVCAEPGDSGGPLFSGTTALGLTSGGSGNCSSGGTTFFQPVTEALSAYGVSVF